In Streptomyces rapamycinicus NRRL 5491, the genomic stretch CGGCGCGCGTACCGTCGTGCGCCCCGGCGACGTCCAGCGGCTCAGCGCCGGAAGTGGAGTGCGTCACACCGAGCGCAACGCGGGCGCCGAACCCCTCACCTTCGTCCAGATGTGGCTGATGCCGGGCCCGGGCGCCGCCACGGACCCGGCGTACGAGGTGGTGCGCGGCATCGCCGACGGCACCCCGTACGCACTGGAGCGCACCGAGGCGGTGCTGCATGTGCGGCGGCTGGTGGACGGTGAACGCACCGCGCTGCCGGACGCGCCGTGGGTGTACGCGCACGCGGTGCGCGGCGCGGCGCGGATCGAGGAGGAGACCCTCACGCCCGGCGACGCGGCCCGGATCTCCGCCGCGGAGGGTCTGGAAGCACGCGCCGAGGGCCCCGCCGAACTGCTGATCTGGGAGATGCACACGGAGCCGGGCTACGGCTGAGGGGCTACGGGGTGTCCGCCGCGTGACACGGGCTTCGCCCCTGGACCCCGGGGTCTGGGGCGAAGTCCCAGTTTCGGGAAGGGGCGGGGAGGGGCCAGCCCGCCACAGGCGTCACCATCCGCCGGACACCCGCTATCCCAGCTCGGCCAGGACCGCGTCGGTGAACGTGGGCCAGGCCTCGATCGCCCACGGGCCGAAGGCCCGGTCGGTCAGGGCCACACAGGCGGCGCCCGCGTCCGGATCCACCCAGAGGAACGTCCCGGACTGGCCGAAATGCCCGAAGGTGCGGGGCGAGGAGGAGGCGCCGGTCCAATGCGGCGACTTGCCGTCGCGTATCTCGAACCCGAGCCCCCAGTCATTGGGCCGCTGATGTCCGTAGCCGGGCAGCACACCCGTGAGACCCGGGTGCACCACGGAGGTGGCCCCGGCCAGCGTCCCGGCCGCCAGCAGCCGCGGGGCCTGCAGCTCCGCCGCGAAACGCACCAGGTCGTCCACGGTCGAGACGCCGTCCTTGGCGGGCGAGCCCGGCAGGTCGGTGGCGACCATGCCGAGCGGCTGCAGCACCGCCTGGCGCAGATACTCCGGGAACGGGATGTCCGTGGCCTTGGCGATGTGGTCGCCCAGCACCTCGAACCCGGCGTTGGAGTAGAGCCGGCGGTTTCCCGGCGCGGCGACCGAGCGGTGCTCGTCGAAGGCGAGCCCGGAGGTGTGCGCCAGCAGATGGCGCACCGTGGAGCCCTCGGGCCCGGCCGGCTCGTCCAGCTCCACCGCACCCTCCTCGACGGCGACCAGCGCGGCGTAGGCGGCGAGCGGCTTGGTGACCGAGGCGAGGGGGAACCGATGGCCGGTCGGGCCGTACGATCCCGCCAGGGCGCCGTCCGCGCGCACGACGGCGGCCGCCGCCGCCGGAACCGGCCAGTTCTCGATCATCCGCAGGCTCTCCATGCCCAAGAGCCTACGGGGTG encodes the following:
- a CDS encoding pirin family protein yields the protein MWIQRSGARYPGGQGAGIETRHAFSFSGYYDPGNVRFGSLVACNEERLAPGAGFAEHPHRDMEIVTWVVEGELTHEDSTGARTVVRPGDVQRLSAGSGVRHTERNAGAEPLTFVQMWLMPGPGAATDPAYEVVRGIADGTPYALERTEAVLHVRRLVDGERTALPDAPWVYAHAVRGAARIEEETLTPGDAARISAAEGLEARAEGPAELLIWEMHTEPGYG
- a CDS encoding serine hydrolase domain-containing protein, with amino-acid sequence MESLRMIENWPVPAAAAAVVRADGALAGSYGPTGHRFPLASVTKPLAAYAALVAVEEGAVELDEPAGPEGSTVRHLLAHTSGLAFDEHRSVAAPGNRRLYSNAGFEVLGDHIAKATDIPFPEYLRQAVLQPLGMVATDLPGSPAKDGVSTVDDLVRFAAELQAPRLLAAGTLAGATSVVHPGLTGVLPGYGHQRPNDWGLGFEIRDGKSPHWTGASSSPRTFGHFGQSGTFLWVDPDAGAACVALTDRAFGPWAIEAWPTFTDAVLAELG